A region of Streptomyces deccanensis DNA encodes the following proteins:
- the atpA gene encoding F0F1 ATP synthase subunit alpha, which translates to MAELTIRPEEIRDALENFVQSYKPDAASREEVGTVTLAGDGIAKVEGLPSAMANELLKFEDGTLGLALNLEEREIGAIVLGEFSGIEEGQPVTRTGEVLSVAVGEGYLGRVVDPLGNPIDGLGEIETSGRRALELQAPGVMARKSVHEPMETGYKAVDAMTPIGRGQRQLIIGDRQTGKTALAVDTIINQRDNWRSGDPKKQVRCVYVAIGQKGSTIASVRRALEENGALEYTTIVAAPASDPAGFKYLAPYTGSAIGQQWMYEGKHVLIIFDDLSKQADAYRAVSLLLRRPPGREAYPGDVFYLHSRLLERCAKLSDELGAGSMTGLPIVETKANDVSAFIPTNVISITDGQCFLESDLFNAGQRPALNVGISVSRVGGSAQHKAMKQVSGRLRVDLAQFRELEAFAAFGSDLDAASKAQLERGQRMVELLKQAQYEPMSTEDQVVSVWAGTTGKMDDVPVADIRRFEKELLEYLHRKEQGLMTSIKEGGKLSDDTLTAVADAIADFKKQFETADGKLLGEDAPAVNVSK; encoded by the coding sequence ATGGCGGAGCTCACGATCCGGCCGGAGGAGATCCGGGACGCGCTGGAGAACTTCGTCCAGTCGTACAAGCCGGACGCGGCCTCGCGCGAGGAGGTCGGTACGGTCACCCTTGCCGGCGACGGCATCGCGAAGGTCGAGGGTCTTCCCTCGGCCATGGCCAACGAACTGCTGAAGTTCGAGGACGGCACCCTCGGCCTCGCGCTCAACCTGGAAGAGCGCGAGATCGGCGCCATCGTCCTCGGTGAGTTCAGCGGCATCGAGGAGGGTCAGCCGGTTACCCGTACCGGCGAGGTCCTGTCGGTCGCGGTGGGCGAGGGCTACCTCGGCCGCGTCGTCGACCCGCTCGGCAACCCGATCGACGGCCTCGGCGAGATCGAGACCAGCGGTCGTCGTGCCCTGGAGCTGCAGGCCCCGGGCGTCATGGCCCGTAAGTCGGTGCATGAGCCGATGGAGACCGGCTACAAGGCCGTCGACGCGATGACCCCGATCGGCCGTGGTCAGCGTCAGCTGATCATCGGTGACCGCCAGACCGGCAAGACCGCCCTGGCCGTCGACACGATCATCAACCAGCGCGACAACTGGCGCTCGGGCGACCCGAAGAAGCAGGTCCGCTGCGTCTACGTCGCCATCGGCCAGAAGGGCTCGACCATCGCGTCGGTCCGCCGCGCGCTGGAGGAGAACGGCGCGCTGGAGTACACGACCATCGTCGCCGCCCCGGCGTCCGACCCGGCCGGCTTCAAGTACCTGGCGCCCTACACCGGTTCGGCCATCGGTCAGCAGTGGATGTACGAGGGCAAGCACGTCCTCATCATCTTCGACGACCTCTCGAAGCAGGCCGACGCCTACCGCGCCGTGTCCCTGCTGCTGCGCCGCCCGCCGGGCCGTGAGGCCTACCCGGGTGACGTCTTCTACCTGCACTCCCGTCTGCTGGAGCGCTGCGCGAAGCTCTCCGACGAGCTGGGCGCGGGCTCGATGACCGGTCTGCCGATCGTCGAGACGAAGGCCAACGACGTCTCGGCGTTCATCCCGACCAACGTCATCTCCATCACCGACGGCCAGTGCTTCCTGGAGTCGGACCTCTTCAACGCCGGTCAGCGCCCCGCGCTGAACGTGGGTATCTCCGTCTCCCGTGTCGGTGGCTCCGCCCAGCACAAGGCGATGAAGCAGGTCTCCGGCCGTCTGCGCGTGGACCTCGCCCAGTTCCGTGAGCTGGAGGCGTTCGCCGCCTTCGGTTCCGACCTGGACGCCGCGTCCAAGGCGCAGCTGGAGCGCGGTCAGCGCATGGTCGAGCTGCTGAAGCAGGCCCAGTACGAGCCGATGTCCACCGAGGACCAGGTCGTCTCCGTGTGGGCCGGCACCACCGGCAAGATGGACGACGTGCCGGTCGCCGACATCCGCCGCTTCGAGAAGGAGCTGCTGGAGTACCTGCACCGCAAGGAGCAGGGCCTCATGACCTCCATCAAGGAGGGCGGCAAGCTCTCGGACGACACGCTGACCGCTGTCGCGGACGCGATCGCCGACTTCAAGAAGCAGTTCGAGACCGCGGACGGCAAGCTGCTCGGCGAGGACGCTCCGGCCGTCAACGTCTCCAAGTGA
- a CDS encoding F0F1 ATP synthase subunit epsilon, which yields MAAELHVALVAADREVWSGQATLVVARTTSGDIGVMPGHQPLLGVLESGPVTIRTSEGGTVVVAVHGGFISFADNKLSLLAEVAELADEIDVQGAQQELERAKAEGDAAAERRADVRLRTAGAR from the coding sequence TTGGCTGCTGAGCTGCACGTCGCGCTGGTCGCGGCCGACCGAGAGGTCTGGTCGGGCCAGGCCACCCTGGTCGTCGCGCGGACCACGTCCGGCGACATCGGCGTCATGCCCGGTCACCAGCCGCTGCTCGGTGTGCTGGAGTCGGGCCCGGTGACCATCCGTACGAGTGAGGGCGGCACCGTCGTCGTCGCTGTGCACGGCGGTTTCATCTCGTTCGCGGACAACAAGCTGTCCCTGCTGGCCGAGGTCGCCGAGCTGGCCGACGAGATCGACGTCCAGGGCGCCCAGCAGGAGCTGGAGCGCGCGAAGGCGGAGGGCGATGCCGCCGCCGAGCGCCGCGCGGATGTACGACTGCGTACGGCGGGTGCGCGCTGA
- a CDS encoding DUF2550 domain-containing protein — MVLALTVCGSVIALVVVGLFVFGLRRRLIQRSGGTFDCSLRWDAPEKPGSDESGKGWGYGVARYNGDRIEWYRVFSYSPRPRRVLERASIEVAGRRTPEGEEELALLSDAVILACLHRGTRLELAMSEDALTGFLAWLEAAPPGQRVNVA, encoded by the coding sequence ATGGTCCTCGCTCTGACTGTGTGCGGTTCGGTGATCGCGCTCGTGGTGGTCGGGCTCTTCGTCTTCGGACTGCGCCGACGCCTCATCCAGCGCTCCGGGGGCACCTTCGACTGCAGCCTCCGCTGGGACGCGCCGGAGAAACCCGGCAGCGACGAGAGCGGCAAGGGCTGGGGGTACGGCGTCGCCCGCTACAACGGCGACCGCATCGAGTGGTACCGCGTCTTCTCGTACTCGCCCCGCCCCCGCCGCGTCCTGGAGCGTGCCTCGATCGAGGTGGCCGGGCGTCGCACCCCCGAGGGCGAGGAGGAGCTGGCGCTCCTCTCCGACGCCGTGATCCTCGCGTGTCTGCACCGCGGGACCCGGCTGGAGCTGGCGATGAGCGAGGACGCGCTGACCGGTTTCCTCGCGTGGCTGGAGGCAGCCCCGCCCGGACAGCGAGTGAATGTGGCGTAG
- a CDS encoding F0F1 ATP synthase subunit B — translation MIANLVQLAAGEEQNPLVPPGPELLVGAIAFAIVFFFFWKKALPNINKVLEERRDAIEGGIEEADRMKVEAQSVLEQYKAQLAEARHEAARLRQEAQEQGAELIAEMRAEGQRQREEIIAAGHSQLEADRKAAASALRQDVGKLATDLAGKLVGESLEDHARQSRVIDRFLDDLEEKAEATR, via the coding sequence GTGATCGCCAACCTGGTACAGCTGGCGGCCGGGGAAGAGCAGAACCCGCTCGTCCCGCCGGGCCCCGAGCTGCTCGTGGGCGCCATCGCCTTCGCCATCGTGTTCTTCTTCTTCTGGAAGAAGGCGCTTCCGAACATCAACAAGGTTCTGGAAGAGCGCCGCGACGCGATCGAGGGCGGTATCGAAGAGGCCGACCGCATGAAGGTCGAGGCCCAGAGCGTGCTGGAGCAGTACAAGGCCCAGCTCGCCGAGGCTCGGCACGAGGCCGCGCGGCTGCGCCAGGAGGCGCAGGAGCAGGGCGCCGAGCTCATCGCCGAAATGCGGGCCGAGGGCCAGCGGCAGCGCGAGGAGATCATCGCCGCCGGTCACTCGCAGCTCGAGGCCGACCGCAAGGCCGCCGCTTCGGCGCTGCGCCAGGACGTGGGCAAGCTCGCCACCGACCTGGCCGGCAAGCTCGTCGGTGAGTCCCTGGAGGACCACGCCCGGCAGAGCCGTGTGATCGACCGCTTCCTCGACGACCTCGAGGAGAAGGCCGAGGCCACGCGATGA
- the atpD gene encoding F0F1 ATP synthase subunit beta, with product MTTTSETAVATGRVARVIGPVVDVEFPVDAMPEIYNALHVEVADPANAGELKTLTLEVAQHLGDGLVRTISMQPTDGLVRQAPVTDTGASITVPVGDFTKGKVFNTLGEVLNVDEQYTGERWGIHRQAPNFDELESKTEMFETGVKVIDLLTPYVKGGKIGLFGGAGVGKTVLIQEMIYRVANNHDGVSVFAGVGERTREGNDLIEEMSESGVIDKTALVFGQMDEPPGTRLRVALAGLTMAEYFRDVQKQDVLFFIDNIFRFTQAGSEVSTLLGRMPSAVGYQPNLADEMGLLQERITSTRGHSITSMQAIYVPADDLTDPAPATTFAHLDATTVLSRPISEKGIYPAVDPLDSTSRILDPRYIAADHYNAAMRVKSVLQKYKDLQDIIAILGIDELGEEDKLVVHRARRVERFLSQNTHVAKQFTGVDGSDVPLDESIAAFNAIIDGEYDHFPEQAFFMCGGIEDLKKNAKELGVS from the coding sequence ATGACGACGACTTCTGAGACGGCCGTTGCCACGGGCCGCGTCGCCCGGGTCATCGGCCCGGTCGTCGACGTGGAGTTCCCCGTCGACGCGATGCCGGAGATCTACAACGCCCTTCACGTCGAGGTGGCCGACCCGGCCAACGCCGGCGAGCTGAAGACGCTGACCCTGGAGGTCGCCCAGCACCTGGGTGACGGCCTGGTCCGCACCATCTCCATGCAGCCCACCGACGGTCTGGTCCGCCAGGCCCCGGTCACCGACACCGGTGCCTCCATCACCGTGCCGGTCGGCGACTTCACCAAGGGCAAGGTGTTCAACACCCTCGGTGAGGTGCTGAACGTCGACGAGCAGTACACGGGCGAGCGCTGGGGCATCCACCGCCAGGCCCCGAACTTCGACGAGCTCGAGTCGAAGACCGAGATGTTCGAGACCGGCGTCAAGGTCATCGACCTTCTCACCCCGTACGTCAAGGGTGGAAAGATCGGTCTGTTCGGTGGTGCCGGTGTCGGCAAGACGGTGCTCATCCAGGAGATGATCTACCGCGTCGCCAACAACCACGACGGTGTCTCCGTGTTCGCCGGTGTCGGTGAGCGCACCCGTGAGGGCAACGACCTCATCGAGGAGATGTCGGAGTCCGGCGTCATCGACAAGACCGCGCTGGTCTTCGGCCAGATGGACGAGCCGCCGGGCACCCGTCTGCGCGTGGCCCTCGCCGGTCTGACCATGGCGGAGTACTTCCGCGATGTGCAGAAGCAGGACGTGCTGTTCTTCATCGACAACATCTTCCGCTTCACCCAGGCCGGTTCCGAGGTGTCGACCCTGCTCGGCCGTATGCCCTCCGCGGTGGGTTACCAGCCGAACCTGGCCGACGAGATGGGTCTCCTCCAGGAGCGCATCACCTCGACCCGTGGTCACTCGATCACCTCGATGCAGGCGATCTACGTCCCCGCGGACGACCTGACCGACCCGGCCCCGGCCACCACCTTCGCCCACCTCGACGCGACGACGGTTCTCTCCCGTCCGATCTCGGAGAAGGGCATCTACCCGGCCGTGGACCCGCTGGACTCCACGTCCCGCATCCTGGACCCGCGCTACATCGCGGCGGACCACTACAACGCCGCGATGCGCGTGAAGTCGGTCCTGCAGAAGTACAAGGACCTCCAGGACATCATCGCGATCCTCGGTATCGACGAGCTCGGCGAGGAGGACAAGCTCGTCGTCCACCGTGCCCGTCGCGTGGAGCGCTTCCTGTCCCAGAACACCCACGTCGCCAAGCAGTTCACCGGCGTCGACGGGTCGGACGTGCCGCTGGACGAGTCGATCGCCGCGTTCAACGCGATCATCGACGGTGAGTACGACCACTTCCCGGAGCAGGCGTTCTTCATGTGCGGTGGTATCGAGGACCTGAAGAAGAACGCGAAGGAGCTCGGCGTCAGCTGA
- a CDS encoding F0F1 ATP synthase subunit gamma — translation MGAQLRVYKRRIRSVTATKKITKAMEMIAASRVVKAQRKVAASTPYATELTRAVTAVGTGSNTKHPLTTQAEQVTRSAVLLLTSDRGLAGAFNSNAIKAAEKLTARLEAEGKQVDTYIVGRRGVAHYNFRERKVVEQWTGFTDEPTYADAKKVAGPLIEAIEKETADGGVDELHIVYTEFVSMMTQQALDARLLPLSLEEVAEEAPKGEILPLYDFEPSAEDVLDALLPRYVESRIYNALLQSAASKHAATRRAMKSATDNAGELINTLSRLANAARQAEITQEISEIVGGSAALSDATAGSDK, via the coding sequence ATGGGAGCTCAGCTCCGGGTCTACAAGCGTCGCATCCGATCCGTCACCGCGACCAAGAAGATCACCAAGGCGATGGAGATGATCGCCGCCTCGCGCGTCGTCAAGGCGCAGCGCAAGGTGGCGGCCTCCACGCCCTACGCGACCGAGCTCACCCGCGCGGTCACGGCGGTGGGCACTGGTTCGAACACCAAGCACCCGCTGACCACGCAGGCCGAGCAGGTCACGCGTTCCGCAGTGCTGCTGCTGACGAGTGACCGCGGTCTCGCCGGTGCCTTCAACTCCAACGCCATCAAGGCGGCGGAGAAGTTGACGGCACGCCTCGAGGCCGAGGGCAAGCAGGTCGACACGTACATCGTCGGCCGCCGCGGTGTCGCCCACTACAACTTCCGCGAGCGCAAGGTCGTGGAGCAGTGGACCGGCTTCACCGACGAGCCCACGTACGCGGACGCCAAGAAGGTCGCGGGCCCGCTGATCGAGGCCATCGAGAAGGAGACGGCGGACGGCGGCGTGGACGAGCTCCACATCGTCTACACCGAGTTCGTCTCGATGATGACGCAGCAGGCGCTCGACGCGCGTCTGCTGCCGCTCAGCCTCGAAGAGGTCGCGGAGGAGGCGCCCAAGGGCGAGATCCTCCCGCTGTACGACTTCGAGCCGTCGGCGGAGGACGTCCTCGACGCCCTGCTGCCGCGCTACGTCGAGAGCCGCATCTACAACGCGCTGCTGCAGTCGGCTGCCTCCAAGCACGCCGCCACCCGCCGCGCGATGAAGTCGGCGACCGACAACGCGGGCGAGCTGATCAACACGCTCTCCCGCCTTGCCAACGCGGCCCGCCAGGCCGAAATCACCCAGGAAATCAGCGAGATCGTCGGTGGCTCCGCAGCCCTTTCCGACGCGACCGCGGGGAGTGACAAGTAA
- a CDS encoding MraY family glycosyltransferase has product MREYLLTLCITAAVTYLLTGPVRKFAIVAGAMPAVRARDVHREPTPRLGGIAMFFGLCAGLLVADHLTNLSQVFAESNEPRALLSGAALIWLIGVLDDKFEIDALIKLGGQMIAAGVMVMQGLTILWLPIPSVGIVALTQWQGTLLTVALVVITINAVNFVDGLDGLAAGMVCIASAAFFMYAYRLWYSYGIEAAAPATLFAAVLMGMCLGFLPHNMHPARIFMGDSGSMMIGLVLAAGAISITGQVDPDVMNLYGSERSTVYSMVPVYIPLLMPLSILAIPAADLILAIVRRTWRGQSPFAADRGHLHHRLLEVGHSHSRAVLIMYFWSAVIAFGTLAYTVNSASMWIVLAIAMLSGVGLFLLLLPRFTPRAPRWAQSFVPPRYRRRPVPAAAPDPVPDWTPSLNGATAIGGRTHEAERSPAGARR; this is encoded by the coding sequence GTGCGTGAATACCTCCTGACGCTCTGCATCACGGCCGCGGTGACGTACCTGCTGACAGGGCCGGTACGGAAGTTCGCGATCGTGGCCGGAGCCATGCCGGCGGTTCGTGCGCGCGACGTCCACCGTGAACCGACGCCCCGGCTCGGCGGCATCGCGATGTTCTTCGGGCTGTGCGCCGGTCTGCTGGTCGCCGACCATCTGACCAACCTCAGCCAGGTCTTCGCCGAGTCCAACGAACCGCGAGCCCTGCTCTCCGGCGCCGCGCTGATCTGGCTGATCGGCGTCCTGGACGACAAGTTCGAGATCGACGCCCTGATCAAGCTCGGCGGCCAGATGATCGCCGCCGGCGTGATGGTCATGCAGGGTCTGACGATCCTGTGGCTGCCCATCCCCAGTGTGGGGATCGTCGCACTGACCCAGTGGCAGGGCACCCTGCTGACGGTCGCCCTGGTCGTCATCACCATCAACGCGGTCAACTTCGTCGACGGCCTCGACGGTCTCGCGGCCGGCATGGTCTGCATCGCCTCCGCCGCGTTCTTCATGTACGCCTACCGCCTCTGGTACAGCTACGGCATCGAGGCCGCGGCCCCCGCCACCCTCTTCGCGGCCGTCCTGATGGGCATGTGCCTGGGCTTCCTGCCGCACAACATGCACCCCGCGCGGATCTTCATGGGCGACTCCGGGTCGATGATGATCGGCCTGGTGCTGGCGGCCGGCGCGATCTCCATCACCGGGCAGGTCGACCCGGACGTGATGAACCTGTACGGCTCGGAACGCAGCACGGTCTACTCGATGGTGCCGGTCTACATCCCGCTGTTGATGCCGCTGAGCATTCTCGCGATCCCGGCGGCCGACCTGATCCTCGCGATCGTGCGCCGCACCTGGCGGGGCCAGTCGCCGTTCGCCGCGGACCGGGGGCATCTGCACCACCGGCTGCTGGAGGTCGGGCACTCGCACAGCCGGGCCGTGCTGATCATGTATTTCTGGTCCGCGGTGATCGCCTTCGGCACCCTCGCCTACACGGTGAACTCGGCGTCCATGTGGATCGTCCTCGCCATCGCCATGCTCAGCGGGGTCGGGCTCTTCCTCCTGCTGCTGCCGCGCTTCACCCCCCGCGCGCCGCGCTGGGCGCAGAGCTTCGTCCCGCCCCGCTACCGCCGGCGCCCGGTCCCGGCGGCCGCGCCGGACCCGGTCCCGGACTGGACGCCGTCCCTCAACGGGGCCACGGCGATCGGTGGCCGTACGCACGAAGCGGAACGCAGCCCGGCGGGCGCGCGCCGCTGA
- the atpE gene encoding ATP synthase F0 subunit C, whose amino-acid sequence MAALETLAAVEGNIGSIGYGLAAIGPGVGVGIIFGNGTQALARQPEAAGLIRANQILGFAFCEALALIGIVMPFVYN is encoded by the coding sequence ATGGCTGCCCTTGAGACCCTCGCCGCTGTCGAAGGCAACATCGGTTCCATCGGCTACGGCCTCGCCGCCATCGGCCCCGGCGTCGGCGTCGGCATCATCTTCGGCAACGGCACCCAGGCCCTGGCCCGCCAGCCCGAGGCCGCCGGCCTGATCCGTGCCAACCAGATCCTCGGCTTCGCCTTCTGTGAGGCGCTCGCCCTCATCGGCATCGTCATGCCGTTCGTCTACAACTGA
- the atpB gene encoding F0F1 ATP synthase subunit A: MSDNGCGFPAPGLHSFLFKPIATVGGFEFNKVMLLALVTTLLVITFFTLAFGKAKVVPGKLQMIGEAGYDFVRRGIVYETLGRKEGEKYVPLMVSLFFFIWIMNIWSVIPLAQFPVSSIIAYPMVLALVVYVVWVSLTFKKHGFVGFFKNVTGYDKSLGPVLPLVVIIEFFSNLLVRPFTHAVRLFANMFAGHLMLVMFTVASWYLLNSWMIPAAGVSFIMTIVMILFELFVQAVQAYVFVLLACSYIQGALAEHH, translated from the coding sequence ATGTCCGACAACGGCTGTGGCTTCCCGGCTCCGGGCCTGCACTCGTTCCTCTTCAAGCCGATCGCCACGGTCGGCGGGTTCGAGTTCAACAAGGTGATGCTGCTCGCCCTCGTCACCACTCTCCTGGTGATCACGTTCTTCACCCTCGCCTTCGGCAAGGCGAAGGTCGTCCCGGGCAAGCTGCAGATGATCGGCGAGGCGGGCTACGACTTCGTACGCCGCGGCATCGTCTACGAGACGCTGGGCCGGAAGGAGGGCGAGAAGTACGTCCCGCTGATGGTCTCGCTGTTCTTCTTCATCTGGATCATGAACATCTGGTCCGTGATCCCGCTGGCCCAGTTCCCGGTGTCGTCGATCATCGCCTACCCGATGGTCCTCGCCCTGGTCGTCTACGTGGTCTGGGTCTCGCTGACCTTCAAGAAGCACGGCTTCGTCGGCTTCTTCAAGAACGTCACCGGCTACGACAAGTCGCTCGGCCCGGTGCTGCCGCTCGTCGTGATCATCGAGTTCTTCTCGAACCTGCTGGTCCGCCCGTTCACGCACGCGGTGCGACTGTTCGCCAACATGTTCGCCGGCCACCTGATGCTGGTCATGTTCACCGTCGCCTCCTGGTACCTGCTGAACAGCTGGATGATCCCGGCGGCCGGTGTCTCCTTCATCATGACCATCGTCATGATCCTCTTCGAGCTCTTCGTGCAGGCTGTCCAGGCGTACGTCTTCGTGCTCCTCGCCTGCTCCTACATCCAGGGCGCGCTCGCCGAGCACCACTGA
- a CDS encoding F0F1 ATP synthase subunit delta, translating into MNGASREALAAARERLDALTDSTSVDAARLADELAAVTALLHREVSLRRVLTDPAQSGEAKAELVGRILGGQVGTTTVDLVSGLVRSRWSQPRDLVDALEQLADVADLTAAQQSATLDDVEDELFRFGRIVASNTELRSALTDRAAGGQAKGALLSSLLGGRAKATTERLVTRLVTAPRGRSLEGGLESLSKLAAERRDRMVAVVTSAVPLSDPQKRRLGAALAKLYGRPMHLNLDVDPGVLGGIRVQVGDEIINGSIADRLEDAARRLAS; encoded by the coding sequence ATGAACGGAGCGAGCCGCGAGGCCCTGGCAGCCGCACGTGAGCGCCTCGACGCGCTGACGGACTCCACGTCCGTGGACGCGGCGCGGCTCGCCGACGAGCTGGCCGCCGTCACCGCTCTGCTCCACCGCGAGGTGTCGCTGCGTCGGGTCCTCACCGACCCGGCGCAGTCCGGCGAGGCCAAGGCCGAGCTGGTGGGCCGCATCCTCGGCGGTCAGGTCGGTACGACCACCGTCGACCTGGTGTCCGGTCTGGTGCGCTCCCGGTGGTCGCAGCCCCGCGACCTGGTGGACGCGCTGGAGCAGCTGGCCGACGTCGCCGACCTCACGGCCGCGCAGCAGTCGGCCACGCTCGACGACGTCGAGGACGAGCTGTTCCGCTTCGGCCGGATCGTCGCCTCGAACACCGAGCTGCGGTCCGCGCTGACCGACCGTGCCGCGGGTGGCCAGGCCAAGGGCGCGCTGCTGAGCAGCCTGCTCGGCGGCCGCGCCAAGGCCACCACCGAGCGTCTGGTGACGCGCCTCGTGACCGCACCGCGTGGACGTAGCCTGGAGGGGGGACTCGAGTCCCTGTCCAAGCTCGCCGCCGAGCGCCGGGACCGCATGGTCGCCGTCGTCACCTCGGCGGTCCCGCTGAGCGACCCGCAGAAGCGACGCCTCGGCGCCGCCCTGGCGAAGCTCTACGGCCGCCCGATGCACCTCAACCTCGACGTGGACCCCGGTGTCCTCGGCGGGATCCGGGTGCAGGTCGGTGACGAGATCATCAACGGTTCGATCGCGGACCGACTCGAGGACGCCGCCCGCCGCCTGGCGAGCTAG
- a CDS encoding glycoside hydrolase family 18 chitinase yields the protein MRFRHRAIAGLATLLLPLAGLVGLATPAQAATEATATYAKPQDWGSGFEGKWTVKNTGTTTISSWTVEWDFPSGTTVTSAWDADVTSSGTHWTAKNKSWNGTLAPGASVSFGFNGSGSGSPANCKLNGASCDGGPSVPGDAAPSAPGTPTTSDVTDTSVKLSWRAATDDKGVKNYDVLRGGTKVATVTGTTYTDTGLSAGTDYSYTVQARDTADQTGPVSGAAAVRTTGGGTNPNPGSKINLGYFTEWGVYGRNYHVKNLVTSGSAAKITHINYAFGNVKNGQCTVDDTYAAYDKAYTADQSVSGTADTWDQPLRGNFNQLRQLKAKYPHIKVLYSFGGWTYSGGFGQAAQNPAAFAKSCKAVVEDPRWADVFDGIDIDWEYPNACGLTCDTSGPAAFRNLSQALRAEFGANYLVTAAITADGSSGGKIDAADYGGAAQYLDWYNVMTYDYFGAFDKDGPTAPHSPLTSYSGIPQAGFNSADAIAKLKSKGVPSAKLLLGIGFYGRGWTGVTQSAPGGTATGAAPGTYEAGIEDYKILKNSCPATGTIAGTAYAHCGSNWWSYDTPSTIAGKMTWAKNQGLGGAFFWEFSGDTTNGELVNAISNGLK from the coding sequence ATGCGCTTCAGGCACAGAGCCATAGCGGGTCTCGCGACCCTCCTCCTCCCCCTCGCCGGCCTGGTCGGTCTCGCCACCCCCGCGCAGGCGGCCACGGAAGCGACCGCCACCTACGCCAAGCCCCAGGACTGGGGTTCCGGTTTCGAAGGCAAGTGGACGGTGAAGAACACCGGCACCACGACCATCAGCTCCTGGACCGTCGAGTGGGACTTCCCCTCCGGCACGACGGTCACCTCCGCCTGGGACGCGGACGTCACCTCCTCCGGCACCCACTGGACCGCCAAGAACAAGTCCTGGAACGGCACCCTCGCCCCCGGCGCCTCCGTCTCCTTCGGTTTCAACGGGAGCGGCTCAGGCTCCCCGGCCAACTGCAAGCTCAACGGCGCGAGTTGCGACGGCGGCCCCAGCGTCCCCGGCGACGCGGCACCCTCCGCCCCCGGCACCCCGACCACCTCGGACGTCACCGACACCTCGGTGAAGCTGAGCTGGCGCGCCGCCACCGACGACAAGGGCGTCAAGAACTACGACGTCCTGCGCGGCGGCACCAAGGTCGCCACCGTCACCGGCACCACCTACACCGACACCGGCCTGAGCGCCGGCACCGACTACTCGTACACCGTCCAGGCCCGTGACACCGCCGACCAGACCGGCCCGGTCAGCGGCGCGGCGGCCGTCCGGACCACCGGCGGCGGCACGAACCCGAACCCGGGCTCGAAGATCAACCTCGGCTACTTCACCGAGTGGGGCGTCTACGGCCGCAACTACCACGTGAAGAACCTGGTCACCTCGGGCTCCGCCGCCAAGATCACCCACATCAACTACGCGTTCGGCAACGTCAAGAACGGCCAGTGCACGGTCGACGACACCTACGCCGCCTACGACAAGGCGTACACCGCCGACCAGTCCGTCAGCGGCACCGCCGACACCTGGGACCAGCCGCTGCGCGGCAACTTCAACCAGCTCCGCCAGCTCAAGGCCAAGTACCCGCACATCAAGGTGCTGTACTCCTTCGGCGGCTGGACCTACTCCGGCGGCTTCGGCCAGGCCGCGCAGAACCCGGCCGCGTTCGCCAAGTCCTGCAAGGCCGTGGTCGAGGACCCGCGCTGGGCGGACGTCTTCGACGGCATCGACATCGACTGGGAGTACCCGAACGCCTGCGGGCTGACCTGCGACACCTCGGGCCCGGCGGCCTTCAGGAACCTCTCCCAGGCACTGCGTGCCGAGTTCGGCGCGAACTACCTGGTCACCGCCGCCATCACCGCCGACGGCTCCTCCGGCGGCAAGATCGACGCGGCCGACTACGGCGGCGCCGCCCAGTACCTCGACTGGTACAACGTGATGACGTACGACTACTTCGGCGCCTTCGACAAGGACGGCCCGACCGCCCCGCACTCCCCACTGACCTCGTACTCGGGGATCCCGCAGGCCGGCTTCAACTCCGCCGACGCCATCGCCAAGCTGAAGTCGAAGGGCGTCCCGTCCGCCAAGCTGCTGCTCGGCATCGGCTTCTACGGCCGCGGCTGGACCGGTGTCACCCAGTCCGCCCCCGGCGGCACGGCGACCGGCGCGGCCCCCGGCACCTACGAGGCGGGCATCGAGGACTACAAGATCCTGAAGAACTCCTGCCCGGCCACCGGCACGATCGCCGGCACGGCCTACGCCCACTGCGGCAGCAACTGGTGGAGCTACGACACCCCGTCCACCATCGCCGGAAAGATGACCTGGGCGAAGAACCAGGGCCTGGGCGGCGCCTTCTTCTGGGAGTTCAGCGGAGACACGACCAACGGAGAGCTGGTGAACGCGATCAGCAACGGGCTCAAGTAG